The genome window TGAAGGAAGATAAAAACCACGATAAATACCAGTATAAAAGCTTCTAATAAGGTATGTTCTACCTGCTCAATAGACTGATCCAATGATACTTTTGTGCTGTAGAATATATTGTGTTTTATTCCTGATGGGAAATCTTTCGAAGCTTTAACCATCAGTTTGTTAATTGCAATCTGAATATCATTGGAGTTGGAACCTGCCAGCTGAATCACACCAATAACGATTCCTTTTTTACCATTTAAACGTGTTAAACTGTTATAAGAATAAGCACCAAGTTCCACTCTCGCCACATCTTTCAGGCGGAGTACAGAACCATCGGCATTGGAACGAATGGCAATGTTTTGATAATCTTCTGGTTTGGTTAGTTTTCCTTTGTATTTAATAACGTATTCGAAAACTTCGTTGCTTCTTTCTCCAAATTTACCTGGCGCAGCTTCAAGACTTTTGTCCTGAATGGCAGCCATTACTTCATTTGGCGTAACATTATGCGTTGACATTTGCGTTGGGTTCAGCCATACTCTCATCGAGTAATCTTTTACACCTCCAAAAATACTGGCAGCACCAACTCCCGGAATACGTTTAATTTCAGGTATAATATTAATTTGAGCATAATTGGCAACAAAAGTCTGATCGTATTTGGCTTCATCATCAGTATACATTCCGATGGCCATGATAAAACTGTTCTGCTGTTTTGCTGTAATTACACCTTGCTGAACAACCTCTGCAGGCAACTGGCTTGTAGCCTGAGCAACTCTGTTCTGAACGTTCACCGCAGCCTGATCGGCATCGGTTCCTAATTTGAAGAAAACGGTGATGGCTAATGTACCGTCATTACTGGCAGTGGAGCTCATGTAAGTCATATTCTCGACACCATTTATAGATTCTTCCAATGATGGTGCCACCGAACGTAAAACCGTTTCGGCATTCGCTCCTGGATATACTGCAGTCACTAAAACCGAGGGAGGCGCAATGTCAGGAAACTGTTGTAATGGCAATTTTGTGAGTCCCAATACACCTAATATCACCAGTAAAATGGAGATAACGGTTGCCAGTACGGGTCTTTGTATAAATATTTTGAACATCTTTGTAGAAATTATTTTTTGTTAATGATTTGAGCAACTTTAGTATCTTTTTTTTCTGGCTGGATTAATTGTCCTTCCTGAAGTTTGTCGATACCGCTTAATACAATCTGGTCGCCCGCTTTTATACCGTCTTTGATAAGATAATTGGTGCCGCTTTTTCCGATAACATTGATAGGCATTTTGGTAACTTTATTTTCTTTGCTTACCGCAAAAACAAATGTTTTATCCTGCATTTCGATAGTAGCCGACTGCGGAATCAAAATTGCATCGTCGTGTTCTATTCCTAAACGGATTTTTCCTGTATTCCCGGAACGTAACGTTTTGTGCGGATTGGAGAATTTGGCTCTAACCGTAATAGCTCCAGTAGTTTTATCAAACTGCCCGTCGACCATATCGATTTTTCCCGTTTGCGGATAAGCGCTGTTATCGGCTAATAGTAATGTAACCGGAGGCAGGTTTTTGATTTTGTCACCAATGCTGTTTCCTGCATATTGTGATTTGAATTTGATGAAATCCGTTTCACCCAAAGAGAAATAAGCATACACTTCGTTAACATCTGAAAGTGTTGTTAAGGCTTCAATATCATTGGCAGAAACTAAACTTCCCTGTTTTTTAGGCAGTCTTCCGATGTAACCGTTTACTGGAGCTGTAATATTGGTGTACCCTAAATTGATTTTTGCCGATGCGGCTATTGCTTTGGCCTGTTCAATATTGGCGGCTGCAATTTTCTGAGAAGCTTTGGCGGTTTTCAATTGATAATCTGAGACTACTTTGTTTTGAACTAGCGGAGTCAGTTTATCCACTTCAAGCTGAGCGTTGATATAAGCCGCTTCGGCAGCATGAAGACTGGCTAGAGCAGTATTTAACTGCTCACGGAAAGGACGTTCGTTTATTTTGAATAAAGATTGTCCTTTGGTAACATAAGCGCCTTCATCTACCAAAACACGGTCTAAGTTCCCGCTTACCTGCGGACGGATTTCTACATCTACAGTTCCTTGTATCGCTGCAGGATATTCAGCATCGGTAGTGGTGTTCTCAGTAGTTACTGCCATAACAGGCAGAAGGGGAGCGGGTGCAGCAGCAGGTGCCTGCGATTTATCGGCACAGCTGATTATAAATACAGCCATTAAGCTTAAAAAAGAGATTTTTTTCATGGTTGTTATTGGTTTAAAATTAGTGTTGGATAGTATGCTTTTTGGAATAATCGTTTCAGAATTCATGGCGTTTTTTATTTAAAGGTTATAGTTTTTGTATAGCAATAATTCTGGAATAATCGTTTCAGAATCAGTGCTGTTGTCTAAAAAATGGTATGCGTATTGTATATTATTTTCTGAAATAAACGTTTCAGAATGTAGGCAAAAAAAAGGAGCTATTTAAATATATTTTTAATCAGGAATTCTGACATTTTTTTGATTTTGATTGGATTTTGATTGACGATGTATGATTGCTTCCAGCCTGTAAAGGAGGTTGCAATATACTCAGCCATTAATGATGCATCTTCTGAATTGTCCATTTCACCATCATCCATAGCTTTTTGAACTATTGTAGCCATAAATTCAATGAAAATATCATTTTGTTTACTCATTTGATTTCGGACTGCGTTATCATCTGGAGCTATTTCGAATGTCGTTTTCATACCCAGACATCCTTTATCACAAGATATAATCCAATCTGCTTTATCAGAAATGACCTTTATCAGCGCTGATTTGGCCGAGGTTTCCTTGGCGACTTTTTGTTTTAATTCACACATGGCATTATCAAAATAATTGCCAATGCATTTCATAAATAACTGATGCTTGTCGCCAATAGTGTTGTATAAACTGCTTCGGTTGATCTGCATAGCATCCACTAAGTCCTGCATAGAAGTAGCATTATATCCTTTTTCCCAAAAGACATTCATTGCTTTTTCAATTTTTTCGACCTCGTTAAATTCTACACAGCGTGCCATAGCATTTTAATTTCACTCTGCAAATGTAAAACTATTTTTGAAACAAGCGTTCCAGAATGGATATTTTTTTAGAATTTTTTTCAAAAGGCCTATTTTGCTAAGTATATTGTACTTGATATTATTGGAAGATTATTGGGTTTGTAGTTTTTGGTATTTTTACAATATGAAAAGGCTGCGTCATTACAGTGGCAGCATCACCAGTCAATAAATTGGCAACAGTTACAATTATATTGTTTTGATGTTCAGCAATATTTGTAATATCAATACTGTGACCTCCATTTCCATAGATTTTATCAAAAATGGCTATTACAGTGTATTTACTAAAATCAATATTTGTCTCACTAAAGCTGTTTGTAACATTATTTCTTGTATTCATTTGCTGCATGAGCTGTGTCCAATCTGAATTTGAATTTATTATTAAATTTTGTTGATGTATTTTTTCATCTCCATTACCATACAGTATGTATTTCCGAATGGTTATTGGATTGATTGAGCTTCCAGCAGTTTCATTATCGATGTTGTAAATTAATGCTGGTTTTCCATTTACGCAGTCCACTTTGGAAGGCTGAATAGCAACATCACAAGTTGAGAAAATCCCCCATTTTTTATTGTACGCTGCTTGTGCTTTGGTGTAACTTTCTACTTTTTTAAGGAATGCGGGAACATCAATTTTCAAGGAATATGGAATAAAACCAACAGAACCGCCGCATGCTTTTGATCCAATCGCTGTAAAAGTCCATTCTGCAGGATTAGTGCATGGAGTAGTATTGGCCATCGAAGCGGTAATAATTTCGCTGTACGCTTTGGATAGGTTTTCCTGGTCTGATTCTTGTGTCGAAGAGTTATCATTATCGCAGTTGAAAAAGAAGATACTAACTGCAATAAATAAGAATTTTATATTTTTCATAGCTGGCTGTTTTGTAAATAGATGTTCTTTTTAATAATTGGTTGCGTTAGTTTAAAAAAGAAATTTTAATCAGTTTTATCTATGTGATATGTTTATAGCTGTTCTGGAGCTTTCGTTTGCAACAAGTATTT of Flavobacterium marginilacus contains these proteins:
- a CDS encoding efflux RND transporter periplasmic adaptor subunit, producing MNSETIIPKSILSNTNFKPITTMKKISFLSLMAVFIISCADKSQAPAAAPAPLLPVMAVTTENTTTDAEYPAAIQGTVDVEIRPQVSGNLDRVLVDEGAYVTKGQSLFKINERPFREQLNTALASLHAAEAAYINAQLEVDKLTPLVQNKVVSDYQLKTAKASQKIAAANIEQAKAIAASAKINLGYTNITAPVNGYIGRLPKKQGSLVSANDIEALTTLSDVNEVYAYFSLGETDFIKFKSQYAGNSIGDKIKNLPPVTLLLADNSAYPQTGKIDMVDGQFDKTTGAITVRAKFSNPHKTLRSGNTGKIRLGIEHDDAILIPQSATIEMQDKTFVFAVSKENKVTKMPINVIGKSGTNYLIKDGIKAGDQIVLSGIDKLQEGQLIQPEKKDTKVAQIINKK
- a CDS encoding protease complex subunit PrcB family protein; protein product: MKNIKFLFIAVSIFFFNCDNDNSSTQESDQENLSKAYSEIITASMANTTPCTNPAEWTFTAIGSKACGGSVGFIPYSLKIDVPAFLKKVESYTKAQAAYNKKWGIFSTCDVAIQPSKVDCVNGKPALIYNIDNETAGSSINPITIRKYILYGNGDEKIHQQNLIINSNSDWTQLMQQMNTRNNVTNSFSETNIDFSKYTVIAIFDKIYGNGGHSIDITNIAEHQNNIIVTVANLLTGDAATVMTQPFHIVKIPKTTNPIIFQ
- a CDS encoding TetR/AcrR family transcriptional regulator, with amino-acid sequence MARCVEFNEVEKIEKAMNVFWEKGYNATSMQDLVDAMQINRSSLYNTIGDKHQLFMKCIGNYFDNAMCELKQKVAKETSAKSALIKVISDKADWIISCDKGCLGMKTTFEIAPDDNAVRNQMSKQNDIFIEFMATIVQKAMDDGEMDNSEDASLMAEYIATSFTGWKQSYIVNQNPIKIKKMSEFLIKNIFK